In one window of Thermodesulfobacteriota bacterium DNA:
- a CDS encoding chemotaxis protein CheW — MLHLVGFRNNDDFFGIPIDRVREIVRVPEVTAVPESPDFYRGVINLRGRIVPVIDMSRRLGKTPSGEVKANRILVLELGGGLAGLLVDSVSEIVKMEKDDIEPPPEAVSNAAGSYVAGVGRLKDRLIVLVDIDELLNPGAAAASRARQVPAA; from the coding sequence ATGCTGCATCTCGTGGGTTTCAGGAACAATGACGATTTCTTCGGGATCCCGATAGACAGGGTCAGGGAGATAGTCAGGGTCCCGGAAGTAACCGCCGTGCCCGAATCCCCGGATTTCTACAGGGGGGTGATTAACCTCAGGGGCAGGATAGTCCCGGTCATCGATATGAGCAGGCGCCTCGGCAAGACGCCTTCCGGCGAAGTCAAAGCCAACAGGATACTGGTGCTCGAGCTGGGAGGCGGTCTCGCCGGGCTTCTCGTGGACTCGGTCTCGGAGATAGTCAAAATGGAAAAGGATGACATAGAGCCGCCGCCCGAAGCCGTTTCGAACGCGGCCGGAAGCTATGTCGCCGGGGTGGGGAGGCTCAAGGACAGGCTTATTGTCCTGGTAGACATAGACGAGCTTTTGAATCCGGGCGCGGCCGCCGCAAGCCGGGCCCGTCAGGTCCCGGCGGCGTAA
- a CDS encoding protein-glutamate O-methyltransferase CheR — protein MQTRIMTSACLTGATTDEFRLLRGLVYEKSGLWLGEEKKPFVEHKAFRRMKALGVPSFYGYYVILNDEEKGGAELLTFLDDLTINETSFFRNKPQLNFFAEAVLPEIISRKRSDGSCRINIWSAGCSTGQEPYTISIILNEAVPDLRSLRVNILASDLSLSALKIAQAGFYPTERMEGLEARHVESCFRKTGNGYTVSGDIRKPVRFIHHNLLNDIIETGFDAVFCRNVLIYFDERTRDKAIRRFERAIVPGGWLFLGHSETLHGIDADFEFFHHNKGTAYRKRESSGEALG, from the coding sequence ATGCAGACGAGAATCATGACAAGCGCCTGCCTGACTGGCGCGACGACAGACGAGTTCCGGCTCTTGAGGGGGCTTGTGTACGAAAAGAGCGGCCTCTGGCTAGGCGAGGAGAAGAAGCCTTTCGTGGAGCACAAGGCTTTCAGGAGAATGAAGGCCCTCGGCGTTCCCAGTTTCTACGGCTATTACGTCATCCTCAACGACGAGGAGAAAGGCGGGGCGGAGCTCCTTACCTTCCTGGACGACCTTACGATCAACGAGACCTCGTTTTTCCGTAACAAGCCGCAGCTCAATTTCTTCGCCGAGGCCGTACTCCCGGAAATAATATCCAGAAAACGGTCGGACGGGTCTTGCAGGATCAATATCTGGAGCGCCGGATGCTCCACCGGGCAGGAACCGTACACGATTTCCATTATCCTGAACGAGGCCGTCCCCGACCTGAGGAGCTTGCGCGTGAATATACTCGCTTCGGACCTGAGCCTTTCGGCGCTCAAGATAGCCCAGGCCGGTTTTTATCCAACCGAGAGGATGGAAGGCCTGGAAGCGAGGCACGTGGAATCCTGTTTCCGGAAAACCGGCAACGGATACACGGTGAGCGGCGACATAAGAAAGCCGGTGAGGTTCATACATCACAACCTGCTGAACGATATCATCGAAACCGGCTTTGACGCGGTGTTCTGCAGGAACGTGCTCATATACTTCGATGAAAGGACAAGGGACAAGGCGATAAGGAGGTTCGAGCGGGCCATCGTCCCGGGCGGCTGGCTCTTCCTGGGCCACAGCGAAACACTGCACGGCATTGACGCTGACTTCGAGTTCTTCCATCACAACAAGGGTACGGCATACAGGAAAAGAGAGTCTTCAGGAGAGGCCCTGGGATGA
- a CDS encoding chemotaxis protein CheA: MTRSRQDNIDLTADEVRVLKETFYLQAFEINEQLGLEIPGLESAGDPVDSARRIKRLFHTLKGDSSSMGLHGLAELIHLAEDIMAAADRRAVGFDSVITGMLLEVADEIHAAVEADRNGVEYALPEGLMARMKSALSKAGPAARPRKDRRKAGAAVRVVPDEAEAELNGRKPPEPGADGYSSSIRVLSNKVDQLMDLVGELVTGRSMIEQLVGRFESKYPKDELVQGFLKARAFISRSLSDLQKNVLSIRMVPVQSIFRRFPRLAREYCKASGKEIDLKLRGEETELDKAIADMIAEPLLHIFRNAVDHGIEPPEERALAGKPRAGTIVIEASHHDGGIEIKVEDDGRGIDTERLRAKALERGAIGSEEAASMGEGESTELIFLPGLSTAGEVNGLSGRGIGMDIARASVEAMRGTLSVASRPGKGTVFTLRFPLTLSIIRAVLARIGGSLYALPLGSVAEIVRTRPSDIVNIAGRDFLKAREGVLLLAGIERESRDARWIRERKAFVIVVRHGARRIGLPVEALAGEREIVIKPIDRKCQESNVVSGASVLGNGKIALLLNVSELISRSQPGPDPAFQTQAAAG; this comes from the coding sequence ATGACGCGCTCTCGACAGGACAACATTGATCTGACGGCCGATGAGGTCAGGGTCCTGAAAGAGACCTTTTATCTCCAGGCCTTTGAGATAAACGAGCAGCTCGGGCTCGAAATACCCGGGCTGGAATCAGCCGGGGACCCGGTTGATTCAGCAAGGCGCATAAAGAGGCTATTTCATACCCTGAAGGGCGACTCGTCATCCATGGGCCTACACGGGTTAGCGGAGCTCATACACCTGGCAGAGGACATAATGGCGGCCGCCGACAGGCGGGCAGTCGGCTTCGACAGCGTAATAACCGGGATGCTCCTCGAAGTCGCGGACGAGATACACGCCGCAGTCGAGGCGGACCGTAACGGGGTCGAATATGCTTTGCCCGAAGGCCTCATGGCCAGGATGAAAAGCGCGCTTTCCAAGGCGGGCCCGGCGGCCCGACCCCGAAAAGACCGCCGGAAGGCCGGGGCCGCGGTGCGCGTTGTCCCGGACGAGGCCGAAGCTGAATTGAATGGAAGGAAGCCCCCGGAGCCCGGCGCGGACGGCTATTCCTCCTCAATAAGGGTCCTCTCCAACAAGGTCGATCAGCTCATGGACCTCGTCGGCGAGCTGGTGACAGGCCGCTCCATGATCGAGCAGCTGGTCGGCAGGTTCGAATCCAAATACCCGAAAGACGAGCTGGTGCAGGGATTCCTGAAGGCCAGAGCGTTCATTTCAAGGAGCCTTTCCGACCTGCAGAAGAACGTCCTTTCGATAAGAATGGTCCCTGTCCAAAGCATTTTCAGGCGCTTTCCCAGGCTGGCGAGGGAGTACTGCAAGGCGAGCGGCAAGGAGATTGATCTCAAGCTCAGGGGCGAGGAAACGGAGCTGGACAAGGCCATCGCGGACATGATTGCGGAGCCGCTCCTGCATATCTTCAGGAACGCGGTAGACCACGGTATCGAGCCCCCGGAAGAGAGGGCCCTGGCAGGCAAGCCCCGCGCCGGCACCATCGTAATAGAGGCATCGCACCATGATGGCGGGATAGAGATAAAGGTCGAGGACGACGGCAGGGGCATCGACACCGAACGCCTCAGGGCCAAGGCGCTCGAAAGGGGCGCGATAGGCAGCGAAGAGGCGGCTTCGATGGGCGAAGGCGAATCGACGGAGCTCATTTTCCTGCCCGGTCTCTCGACCGCGGGCGAGGTTAACGGCCTTTCCGGAAGGGGGATAGGGATGGACATAGCGAGGGCCAGCGTGGAGGCGATGCGGGGCACCCTTTCGGTCGCATCGCGCCCCGGAAAGGGGACCGTGTTTACCTTGAGGTTCCCTCTGACGCTCTCGATAATCAGGGCCGTGCTGGCCAGGATAGGCGGCAGCCTCTACGCCCTGCCCCTCGGCTCGGTGGCCGAGATAGTCAGGACGCGGCCTTCCGACATCGTAAACATAGCCGGAAGGGATTTCCTGAAGGCAAGGGAGGGAGTGCTCCTCCTGGCCGGCATCGAGCGCGAGAGCCGGGACGCGCGCTGGATAAGGGAGCGCAAGGCCTTTGTCATCGTCGTCAGGCACGGCGCGAGGAGAATAGGTCTCCCCGTGGAGGCGCTCGCCGGAGAGCGGGAGATCGTGATAAAGCCGATAGACCGGAAATGCCAGGAGTCAAACGTGGTGAGCGGCGCCTCGGTTCTCGGGAACGGGAAGATAGCCCTGCTCCTGAACGTAAGCGAACTCATCTCCCGGTCTCAGCCGGGGCCTGACCCCGCCTTTCAGACGCAGGCAGCCGCCGGGTGA
- a CDS encoding response regulator, which produces MKYLIVDDDLFMTTLVSSILKKHKVQVVSHFNMGDALRSLAEDDYDGIIMDLHMPGLDGISAIPLARQIRPEISIGLMTSDATPGIKSRALLSGADFFLQKPADLADLWKIIEGCRQKEL; this is translated from the coding sequence ATGAAATACCTTATCGTAGACGACGACCTCTTCATGACGACACTTGTTTCATCGATACTCAAGAAGCACAAGGTGCAGGTAGTCAGCCATTTCAACATGGGCGACGCCCTCAGGAGCCTAGCGGAGGATGATTACGACGGTATCATCATGGACCTGCACATGCCGGGCCTCGACGGAATATCCGCCATACCGCTGGCAAGGCAGATAAGGCCGGAGATAAGCATAGGGCTCATGACCAGCGATGCCACGCCCGGCATCAAGTCAAGGGCGCTATTGAGCGGGGCCGATTTCTTCCTGCAAAAGCCGGCTGACCTCGCGGACCTCTGGAAGATCATCGAGGGCTGCAGGCAAAAGGAGCTTTGA
- a CDS encoding methyl-accepting chemotaxis protein, with translation MNKIGRKLLKSFLILVALSAAFSGLVLLMSERLAGPLAELNELGEEQALAGRVQGSLSLMQASMNEFILTGGGEHADEMNRKAREAEGLLGEMERLSAEESRKEAIRDLRGHIEGAGASAIKLYAMTDAERARRASDLFREYGRSYWAPGAEKARELLSSIEESRAEAAQRVKKGKLFLYLAVIAGGAAIALISLLTALLVSRSISRAIGELTGVAEKVSRGEIETDVAVKSDDEIGSLANAFREMIDYLQGIAKTAGSIAEGDLTSEVTPRSGKDVLGNAFNRMARGLGGIVSQVRGGSEQFAATAVEIANTSEQTSKNGEIASVAVDEITATMHEMSANLQSVAKGMQSQSQFVAETSASIEELIASIARVAENSRKLVDLALQSNEAVSSGRMAVDLSSDGVKNIMGVIGKSADTMRLLGARTGDIGKIIEVIDDLAEQTNLLALNAAIEAARAGEHGLGFAVVADEVRNLAERSAKSTAEISTLIYGIQKDTSAAVDNVEKNVETVGRALKLSEDVVDSLKRIDVSVAEVARYSQEIGAATAEQASGCGAISKALSRLNEITMEISSSADEQASGTEQVVKSMEKLREMVQHNTSCAMQLATAAEQMARQSESFSTLVARFAIRDDACRQEEAQPRKFRLVAN, from the coding sequence ATGAACAAGATCGGCAGGAAATTGCTGAAAAGCTTCCTTATCCTGGTAGCCCTTTCCGCGGCGTTCAGCGGGCTTGTTTTGCTGATGTCGGAGAGGCTGGCGGGCCCGCTCGCCGAACTGAACGAGCTCGGGGAAGAGCAGGCGCTGGCAGGCAGGGTCCAGGGGAGCCTCAGCCTTATGCAGGCGAGCATGAACGAGTTCATCCTAACCGGCGGAGGCGAGCACGCGGATGAGATGAACCGAAAGGCAAGGGAGGCAGAGGGCCTTTTAGGCGAAATGGAGAGGTTGAGCGCAGAGGAAAGCCGGAAGGAGGCCATAAGGGACCTCCGGGGCCATATCGAGGGTGCCGGGGCCTCGGCAATAAAGCTATATGCCATGACCGACGCCGAGCGGGCCAGGAGGGCGTCGGACCTTTTCAGGGAATACGGCAGGAGCTATTGGGCGCCCGGGGCGGAGAAGGCAAGGGAGTTGCTGTCCTCAATAGAGGAAAGCAGGGCCGAAGCCGCCCAAAGGGTCAAAAAAGGCAAGCTCTTCCTTTATCTGGCCGTAATCGCGGGTGGCGCGGCCATCGCGTTGATTTCCCTCCTGACAGCCTTGCTCGTCTCAAGGTCCATATCGAGGGCCATAGGGGAGCTTACCGGCGTTGCCGAGAAGGTCTCAAGGGGAGAGATAGAAACCGACGTGGCGGTAAAGTCCGATGACGAGATAGGCTCTCTCGCAAACGCCTTCCGGGAGATGATCGATTACCTCCAGGGTATCGCGAAGACGGCCGGCTCCATAGCCGAGGGCGACCTCACCTCGGAGGTCACGCCCAGGTCCGGGAAGGACGTGCTGGGAAACGCCTTCAACAGGATGGCCAGGGGACTCGGCGGGATAGTCTCGCAGGTTAGGGGCGGCTCGGAGCAGTTCGCGGCAACGGCGGTGGAGATAGCTAACACCAGCGAGCAGACGAGCAAGAACGGCGAGATAGCCTCGGTCGCCGTGGACGAGATTACGGCCACGATGCACGAGATGAGCGCCAACCTCCAGAGCGTCGCGAAGGGCATGCAGTCGCAGTCCCAGTTCGTGGCCGAGACCTCGGCCTCAATAGAGGAGCTCATCGCCTCGATAGCCAGGGTGGCGGAAAACTCCAGGAAGCTCGTGGACCTCGCGCTGCAGAGCAACGAGGCCGTCTCCTCCGGGCGCATGGCAGTCGACCTCTCGTCGGACGGGGTCAAGAACATCATGGGCGTGATCGGAAAATCCGCCGACACCATGAGGCTCCTCGGCGCGAGGACCGGCGACATCGGGAAGATAATAGAGGTGATAGACGACTTGGCCGAGCAGACGAACCTCCTTGCGCTCAACGCGGCCATAGAGGCCGCGAGGGCCGGCGAGCACGGCCTCGGGTTCGCCGTGGTGGCCGACGAGGTGCGCAACCTGGCCGAGCGCTCCGCCAAGAGCACCGCGGAGATATCCACCCTGATATACGGAATCCAGAAGGACACCTCCGCGGCGGTCGACAACGTCGAGAAGAACGTAGAGACGGTCGGGAGGGCGCTCAAGCTCTCCGAGGACGTGGTCGATTCGCTCAAGAGGATAGACGTATCGGTCGCCGAGGTGGCCAGGTACTCGCAGGAGATAGGAGCAGCGACTGCCGAGCAGGCCAGCGGGTGCGGCGCCATATCGAAGGCCCTGAGCAGGCTTAATGAGATAACGATGGAGATAAGCTCCTCGGCGGACGAGCAGGCCTCAGGCACCGAACAGGTCGTGAAAAGTATGGAGAAGCTCCGGGAAATGGTCCAGCACAACACTTCCTGCGCGATGCAGCTCGCGACTGCGGCTGAGCAGATGGCCAGGCAGTCGGAGTCGTTCAGCACGCTGGTCGCAAGGTTCGCGATACGGGACGACGCGTGCCGGCAGGAGGAGGCGCAGCCCAGGAAGTTCAGGCTCGTGGCCAACTGA
- a CDS encoding ATP-binding protein — protein MADRIPFDIELLARALDILPYKYYIVDRDLNIAFWNKKGEEGPYGVKQEEAIGRPLVSVLMVHRPSVASPKPIDAMAAEFREVFEKGAVIRAEETSLLVNGYKRHYRVTKTPIRSESGEVSHAAVIIEDMTIQRRLESTLLAKERLFTLGHLAAGIAHQVNNPLSTLMVCLESLSKEVERGLIGDREISQRFERYLGISMKQVEKCKDVAMILMSAGRTETGERTETDVNRILEELISILKSSKGFLRTRVETRFQQGLPAAMTNETLLRQAIVSVLVNALESVEGREDALVTVSTSLRKGGDEAHLIIEIEDNGAGIAREHLGSVFTPFFTTKGNARAGLGLTVAHEIISWHNGGLDVESDAGKGCLVTIRLPLTRGRKDAGIRS, from the coding sequence ATGGCCGACCGGATACCTTTCGACATCGAACTCCTTGCCAGGGCTCTGGACATACTGCCCTACAAATACTATATAGTCGACAGGGACCTCAACATAGCCTTTTGGAACAAAAAAGGCGAGGAGGGCCCGTACGGCGTCAAACAGGAGGAGGCCATCGGCAGGCCGCTCGTGTCGGTTCTGATGGTGCACAGGCCCAGCGTGGCGTCCCCGAAGCCTATAGACGCCATGGCTGCCGAATTCAGGGAGGTTTTCGAAAAAGGCGCGGTGATCCGGGCCGAGGAGACCTCGCTCCTGGTTAACGGGTACAAGAGGCACTACAGGGTCACCAAGACCCCTATCCGGTCGGAAAGCGGCGAGGTCTCGCATGCCGCCGTCATAATCGAGGACATGACGATTCAGAGGAGGCTCGAATCGACGCTCCTTGCCAAAGAGAGGCTCTTTACGCTCGGACACCTGGCAGCCGGCATAGCGCACCAGGTGAATAACCCGCTTTCGACGTTGATGGTATGCCTGGAGTCCCTCTCAAAGGAAGTGGAGAGGGGCTTAATAGGCGACCGGGAGATTTCTCAGAGGTTCGAGCGGTATCTCGGTATTTCCATGAAGCAGGTCGAAAAGTGCAAGGACGTGGCCATGATATTGATGAGCGCCGGCAGGACCGAAACCGGCGAAAGGACCGAGACGGACGTAAACAGGATCCTGGAGGAGCTCATATCCATCCTGAAATCGAGCAAGGGTTTTTTAAGGACTCGCGTGGAGACGCGCTTCCAGCAGGGCCTCCCTGCCGCAATGACCAACGAAACGCTCCTGAGACAGGCGATCGTCTCGGTCCTTGTGAACGCGCTCGAGTCGGTCGAGGGCAGGGAGGACGCCCTGGTAACGGTCTCTACTTCCCTCCGGAAGGGCGGGGACGAGGCGCATCTAATCATTGAGATAGAGGATAACGGGGCCGGCATAGCACGCGAACACCTGGGGAGCGTCTTCACCCCGTTTTTTACCACCAAAGGGAACGCAAGGGCCGGGCTTGGGCTCACGGTCGCCCATGAGATAATAAGCTGGCACAATGGCGGCCTGGATGTCGAATCCGACGCTGGCAAGGGGTGCCTGGTGACCATACGCCTGCCGCTCACGAGGGGAAGGAAGGATGCCGGTATCCGCTCCTAA
- a CDS encoding sigma-54 dependent transcriptional regulator, whose protein sequence is MPVSAPKRTARVCIIDDEEPFVSVLKEELAREGFKVASALSGGEGMKLLEDEPFDVCILDINMPGLNGLEVLGRAAEQAIPAEFIVLTACTSLQTAVEAIRLGAYEFLTKPCSLEKMAFLIRKAFEKRLLRQDSLVLKRMSEGRGRIITKSRSVTKLLREAGKVARSDAPVLILGESGTGKELFAEFIHENSSRSAAPFIIFNAATIQPSLFESELFGYEKGAFTGALTSKAGLLELADGGTLFLDEIGEVPYEMQAKLLRVIEKGTFYKVGGTKELHVDLRVVTATNRDLPGMAADGRFREDLYYRLSSVVMELPPLRERKEDIPPLAEDLLSRLPAGYRKKISPAALGVLMTHSWPGNIRELQNALTRAAIISDSDEIGPSDLHIEPVHASNADRPGAVPVLVSLAEVEKEHIGKVLGHTKGNRKKAAEILEIDVKTLYRKIRLYGL, encoded by the coding sequence ATGCCGGTATCCGCTCCTAAAAGGACCGCGAGGGTCTGCATTATCGACGACGAGGAGCCTTTCGTCTCCGTCCTCAAGGAGGAGCTTGCCCGCGAAGGCTTCAAGGTCGCGTCCGCCCTGAGCGGCGGGGAGGGAATGAAGCTCCTGGAAGACGAGCCCTTCGACGTCTGCATCCTCGACATAAACATGCCTGGCCTGAACGGGCTTGAGGTCCTGGGCAGGGCGGCGGAGCAGGCCATACCCGCCGAATTCATAGTCTTAACCGCGTGCACCAGCCTGCAAACTGCGGTTGAGGCCATCAGGCTCGGCGCCTACGAGTTCCTTACCAAACCCTGCAGCCTTGAAAAAATGGCCTTTCTCATCAGAAAAGCATTTGAGAAGAGGCTCCTGCGCCAGGACAGCCTTGTCCTTAAGAGGATGAGCGAGGGGCGCGGGAGGATCATAACGAAGAGCCGGTCCGTGACGAAGCTCCTCCGCGAGGCGGGCAAGGTGGCGAGGTCCGATGCACCGGTGCTGATACTCGGGGAGAGCGGGACCGGGAAAGAGCTTTTCGCGGAGTTCATACACGAGAACTCGTCGCGTTCCGCGGCCCCATTTATCATTTTCAACGCGGCGACGATACAGCCGAGCCTTTTCGAAAGCGAGCTCTTCGGGTACGAAAAAGGCGCGTTTACAGGCGCCCTGACCTCCAAGGCGGGCCTTCTGGAGCTGGCCGACGGCGGAACTCTGTTCCTCGACGAGATAGGGGAGGTACCCTACGAGATGCAGGCGAAGCTCCTGAGGGTAATCGAAAAGGGGACCTTCTACAAGGTGGGCGGCACAAAAGAGCTCCATGTGGACCTGCGCGTCGTAACGGCGACGAACAGGGACCTCCCCGGGATGGCCGCGGACGGGCGCTTCAGGGAGGACCTCTATTACAGGTTGAGCAGCGTCGTCATGGAGCTGCCTCCGCTCAGGGAAAGGAAGGAGGACATACCCCCTCTCGCGGAGGACCTCCTCTCCAGGCTGCCGGCGGGCTACAGGAAAAAAATCAGCCCCGCCGCCCTTGGCGTGCTCATGACGCACAGCTGGCCCGGCAACATCAGGGAGCTTCAGAACGCGCTCACCCGGGCGGCCATCATAAGCGATTCGGACGAGATAGGCCCCTCAGACCTGCATATAGAGCCGGTACATGCATCAAATGCGGACAGGCCGGGCGCAGTGCCTGTCCTTGTTTCCCTGGCCGAGGTGGAAAAAGAGCATATCGGGAAGGTCCTCGGCCATACGAAAGGGAACAGGAAAAAAGCCGCTGAAATACTCGAGATAGACGTAAAGACTCTCTACAGGAAAATACGTCTTTACGGCCTCTGA